Below is a window of Pseudodesulfovibrio sp. 5S69 DNA.
GCGGGCCGGGCCGCCCCCAAACGAGGTACCGCCATGCAACTCACCGCCGTACTGCCGAATCAACACCGCCCGAACAGACGGGTCGACCTGCCCGGAATGCTGACCAACTGCCTGCTGGCGGCCTGCCAGTACCGGGAGTTCAAACGGCTGGTCGGCTGGAAGGGCATGGCCGTGTGCCCCAGGGCGCCCCAGGGCTGGACGTTGAGGCTCCGCTCCCGGCCGGGCGTCTTCGGGCTGGCCACGGAAAAGACCTGGACGGATGACCGGGGACAGCACGCCCATCTCGGGCTGTACTATTTCCCGGCGGCCGACGAACCGCTGCTGGAGTCCATGTCCCTGGCCGCGAACCTGGCCGCGGTCCGGCCGGACTATCTCGAAACCGTCCGCCGCTTCACGGCCATGGGCGAATGGCCGGCCCCCTTCCGCATGGGCGGGCTGTCGGCCTGCCTCGCCCCGGAGGAGACCGGACTGCTCCTGCAATGCGGCGCGTTGAGCCGGAAACTGAGCGTCGCCAGGGACGGCGTGCGGACCCCGGACAACCAATGGGTCATCCGCCCCGGCGAGGCCGAGGAGGACTTCCCGGCCCATGCCCTCGGACTGGATTTTCTGTTGCTGCTGGGCGCGGCCGTGACCCGGAGCCTGGAAGAGCCGCCGTGCCGGGTCGGGCGCGCGGTCGTCGCGGACCACGGCATCGTCTTCGATGGCGCGGGCGGGCGGTCGCGTCTGGACGACGGCATCGAGCGGATCACCGACCTGCTCTGCTGGGGCGACCCGGAAACACCGGCCGCCGTGGCCGCGTTCTCCCCGGCCCGGTGCCGGACGGCCGCCGGGCCCGCCTCCAGGGACACGCTGCCGCCCCCGCTAGACGACGCCCTGTTCTGGAAGACCCACGACCTGCGCGCGCTCTCCCTGGACCAGGCCTATGCCCCGGCCTTTGACGGCCGCCCCGGCCTGATCGTGCTCAGCGGGTTCCTCGGTTCCGGGAAAACCACCTTCCTCAACCAGTTGCTGGAATACCACTCGTCCCGCGACGAATTGGTCGCCATCATCCAGAACGAGATCGGCCAGACGGGCGTGGACGGCAGGCTGCTGGAGGGCGACGACTCCATCGTGGAGCTGGACGAGGGGTGCGTCTGCTGCACCCTGGCGGGCAACCTCTCCAAAGGCATCGAACGGCTCAAGGCCCGGTTCTCCCCCAAGGTCATCGTGCTCGAAGCCACCGGGCTGGCCAATCCTTTCAATATTCTTAACGAGCTTGAAGAGTTGCGCCCCCTGGTGCGCCTGGACTCGGTGACCACCCTGGTGGACGCGGCCAACGCACCGAAGCTGCTCGCCGGGCACGAGATAGCCCGCGACCAGGTCGCGGCGGCGGACACCATCCTGCTGAACAAGTGCGACCTGGCGGGTGAGGACGAGCTGGCGGCCCTGCGCGCGACGCTCCGCGAACTGAACCGCCGCGCCGTGCTGGTGGAGACGGCATTCGGCGGCGTCAATCCCGGCCGCCTCTATGACACGGACCCGTTCGAGCAGCGCCCGTGTTCGCTGCCCGCCATGCCCCACGCGCACCGCCACGATCACTCCCACGAGGGCTTCACCTCGCAGCGGTTTCTCTTTCCGTCCGCCCTTGACCGCGGCCGACTCCTGAAGGCCCTGGACGACCTGCCCGAGTCCGTGTTCCGGCTCAAGGGGATAGTCCGCCTGGTGGACGCTCCGCAGCCCGTGGTGGTCCAGTATGTGTGCGGCCGCCACGAGCTCTCCTCCTTGGGCGACGACTTCGACCAGGAGGGCTTCCTGGTGGCCATCGGCAAGGATCTTGCCGACCTCCCCCAATTGCAAGGACTGCAAGGAGCGAACGCATGAGTCTTCTGCAACAGGGCGGCTTCATGATGTGGCCGCTGCTCATTCTGTCCGTGGCGGCCCTGGCCGTGATCCTGGACCGCCTCGTGGTCTTCACCACCCGCCGCTTTCCCTCCGCGCAGGCGCTGGACACCCTGCTCGAAACCTTCCGCACGCAGGGCAGGGCGGCCGCCCTCGGCAGCGTGGAGGAAACGGCCCCGGCCTTTACCGCCTTTTTCGCGGCTTGCTTCTCCCCGGACAGGGCGCATCGCGAGGCGGCCATCCAGGCCGCCGGGGACGAGATCCTGTTCGGGTTCAACGCCCGGCTCGACTTCCTGTCCACGGCCGCGGCCACGGCCCCGCTCATGGGGCTGCTGGGGACGGTGCTGGGCATGATCAACGCCTTTTCCCGGCTGGCGTCGGCGGCGGACGTGGACATCACCGTTCTGGCCGGGGGCATCTGGCAGGCCCTGCTGACCACGGCTGCCGGGCTGTGCATCGCCATCCCGGCCGTACTGGCCCACCGCTGGTTCTGCCGTGAATACGACAAGATCGCCCATGCCATGCAGCACGCGGCGCGCCTGATCCCCGTCCCGGATACGGAGCCATGATCAACTTTAAGAGCAACGCCCCCAGGCCCGCCTCGCCGGACATCACCCCGCTGCTGGACGTCGTCTTCATCCTGCTGATCTTCTTCGTGGTCTCCGCGGTCTTCACGGCCAAGGGGGTGGACATCGAGCTGCCCTATGCCGAGACCGCCCGGGCCGTGACCGGCAGGTCCATGGAAATCGAACTCAGGGAAAACGGCGATATCCTCTGCGATACCGCGCCGATCACCCTGAACGATCTGACCCACCTTCTGCAAAACACCTTTGACCGGCCCGTTGCCCTGCAACCGGACCACATCCTGCTCAAATCCGCGCCCCGAGCGCGGGTCGAGCGTTTCGTGCGGATCGTCGACATGGTGCGCAAGACCGGGTTCAACAACCTGATCATAGCGACCGACACCCGCCACAACGAAACAGGCGGCACGGAGCAGTGACCCCCCGGCAGACGATCTGGACCTGCCTGGTCATCTCCCTGTGCCTGCACTGGCTGTTGCTGGAACAGCACTGGCATCAGGCTCCGGTCCCTTCGGGCGAGACCGTCGTCGTCCCGGTGAACTTCGATCTCTCGGTGGCCACCCCGGGGACCATCGGCCTTTCCCTGGATCAGTGGGGGGCCGACGAGCAGGAAAAAACCGACCATGCGGACGCGGCCAGACGCCTCCGCCAGCAGGCCCTGAAGAAATTCCTAGCCCAGGTCCACAGCGCCGTGGAGCACCGCAGACGCCCGCCGGGCAGCGACCTCGACGACCTGATCGGCAATGTCCGCTACCGGTTCCGCATCCGCCCGGACGACACCTTCTCCGACATTGTCATGCTCCACTCATCGGGCGACCCCAGGCTCGACGCCGCGGCCCGGGAGGCCATCAGGTCCGCCAGCGGCAACGTCAAGCGTCCCGCCATCCTCAAGGGCCGGTCCTGGACCATCACCATCACGGTCAAATACCAGTATTCGCTCTGAGCGGAAGCAGGGCCGGTATTCCATGCTCCGGAAGCCCTGCCTGAAGGCCGAGGTCGACGACGACACCTTCCACCGCTCCCGAGCGTCGGGCACAACCTTGTCCACGCGGACCGGCGGAGCACGGAGATCTATCTGGAAAAACTCCGTGACGTGGAACGCGACGCCATGGACGTTTACGAACGGGAAAGCCGCAAGGATGATGACAAGGTTGCCTGACAACTTCACACATGCGACTTACACACAAAACGGCTTGCAGGCGTCAGCCTGCAAGCCGTTGAAAAACCAAAGAAAAGACCGGGAAGCAACACACGAAGAGTGTGACTATTCTTAAAAGTACCCACCACGTTTCAAAAAAGCCGCCCCCTGCCTTGTTTTTCAAACATGGCAGGGGGTTACTTTTGGGTGAAAGCTGGTGTTATTCGAGGTCTTGCGGTGATTTCGAAATGGGAATCACATATTTCTTCACACACCTCGAGTCAAAAATAAGTTAATTTTTCAATTAGTTATAGTGCTATTCGCAAATGTTGTCAACTTAAGTGGGGTAAGGAGAAAATTTCAATGGTGCCGAAGAGAAGATTCGCAACTCTTCAGATTTCGGCGTCGTGGCAATATGTTGATTTTGTTTGAATATTACTTTTTCGCATATTCTTCCTGTTTGAAGAGTGACCTAGCATTTTGCCCCGGATTCAGCAAGGAGTATCAAACTACTTGAGTTGCTTGCTGTTTCGCGTCGCTTGTAGTCAGCTATCTGCCCAACATGTTTTCCACCCCTTCTCGAGCAAACCAATCTGTGCTTTCTGATATTCTATGCCCCCATGGTATGCTTCCGATCCCAGTGTTGATATATCTAAAACAAGCGGACTTTGACTTTTCTAAACGGAGGAAGACAATTGAAAAAAATGATCACATTCTGGTCGTTCATTCCGGTTACAACAAATGCAGCGTACTGCGTTTGAGATTGATTTACCTCATGTCTGTACCGCTTCAAGGAGTTAGTGAGATTATTGGTGAACTCATTTCCGAGGCTGGTGTTTGAATTGTTGACGACAGTGATCTTATATCCGGCAAAATCGACTGTGGATATTTTCAGGATAGAAATGATGATAATAGCGATAAATATGTTCTTTTTCGTGTCATCTTCTTTGAGTGATTTGTACCGCGAAACTGTTGTAAGGCTTTCCATTGTTGTGTTTTTCAAGCATGCACTAATGGCAAATTCGCTCTGCACGTGAAAATTCTAATCCCTTGCATTCGCCAAGAGAACACGCCGTTTCAAGGTCTCGACAACTGGTGGTAGACATCCCCAAAGCAATTTTTGCGAGCCCTCGATTGAGGTATGCATTTGCAAGTTTTGGGTCCAGTTGAATAGCCCTGTCAAATTCTGATATGGATTTTTTGAACTTATCTTGTCGGAAATAAAGAAGTCCTAGATTGTAATGAGCCTGTGCATTTGGAGCTAGGTTGATAGCCTTTATAAAATCTTGTAGAGCCAAATCAAAGCGTCCAATGGTTCCATAGACGACCCCGCGAAGGTCATACGCTTCTCCATTCTCTGGGTCTAAATTAATGGCCTTGCTATGGTCTTGAATTGCACGTTCATATTGGCCAAGAATATAGTAAGTAATCCCGCGGAAGCTATACGTAAATGCATAATTCGGGTCTATGTTGATGGCTTTGTCATAGTCTTGAATTGCTTGTTCATATCGGCCAAGTTCATGATAAACTAAACCGCGATGCTGGTATGCTGCTGCAAACTCTGGGCCTAAGTTAATGGCTTTGTCATAGTCTTGAATTGCTCGTTCATATTGGCCGAGCTCATAGTAGGCCCTCCCTCGGTTATAGTACGCGGATGCGAATTTCGGGTCTATGTTGATGGCCTTGTCACATTCTTGAATTGCATGTTCATATTGGCCATGTCTATAATTGGCTATCCCGCGGTCGAGGTGTGTGTCAGCTTCTCTGTTGTACGATTCTGCTTGAGTTCCAAAAGCAAGGATAGAAAATAAAAAAAAAATTGTAATTGTAAGCTGGAATTTTGATACTCCTGACTTCATACCGCCTCCCGTATAGTTGTACATGCTGCAGATTTTGTGGTGTTATGAGAACTGTTCTTCTAAATATTGAGTCGAGAATAGACAGAAAAAGTGACAAGCTGAAATGATTGTACAAATTTTTCTTTATAATTATTGCAGATTATAAATTAATTGGCAATATTATGATATGTTTTTTTGAAAAATGGGTGATGCCCTTGCGCGTCGATTTTCCGGCGTGATATCCTTAATACATAACCGTAGGTTACTTTAGTATTGCATAGGAGGTAAAACGCACACAAGGCGCGTTCATAAGTTTTGACGAAGTCTAAACTGATGAACGCTTAAGTAAGCACTAACATGCCGGAACACCAAACACTTCGCTGCCGTTCATTTCCAAACGGCACGCTTTCACATCCAAACGCAGGCTGGAACACAGCACCCCCGCCGGACAAACGACAGGTATCTAAACATCTGCCGTTGTCGAAATTCCCCCACGGCCACCGCTTTATGCGGGGGACGAACGAGCCTGCGTGGTGGCACCCCTTATTGAATGGATTTTCAGGATTTTTCCTTCTGTGGGAAATGGACATTGATTTGTCCCGTGTCGGTTGTTGTGTGGCGCGTTCGCGCCATAGGCGGACCCGTGGGTTCGCTTTGTCCCGGGGCACTGCCCCGAACTTCAGGAAGGGATCTTCCATTGAAATCCATCGGCCTGGAAAACGAAAAACACGACATAGCGCTGGGGCATCCCCGCAGAATGCCCACCCATGACAAAAAATCCAGTTTCAGGTTGTCCGGCGGGGCTGACAAGTCCGCCCCACCGGACAACCGCCCTTCCCGCATGTCGGCTTGAGGCCGACCAGCGGAAAGGGCTTTTATGCGGACTGGATCGCCCTCTGGTGAGATGCCTTTTTCAATGACCTCTCCGTTCCCTCAAGAACGAGTGAAAATACCCTATCCCGATTCCTTGAGGTCAAAGGTGCCGGTGTGATCAGACTGAAGGGTTGGCCGAGTTGGCGGGCGGTTCGGTGGCTGCCCCATGGGGAACGAAGACAATCCGGAAGGCACATGACTTTTGACACCAAGCTGAAGACCCGCGTATTATGCGCCAAGGACGTTGCCGCGTTCCTGGGCAAAAGCGTGGACTGGGTCTACGACCATGCCGAAGCCGTCGGCGGCGTCAAACGTGGTGGGTCATGGTTCTTTCCGAACGAGGAAGACATCTATGACCGTCTATTTCAAGGCCGGGAAAGGGTACCGGTACGATTTCATGGTAAAGGGCAAGCGCTACACCAAGGCGTGGTTCAAGGGGAAACAGGCCGCAAAAACGGCCGAGGTCAAAAGAAGGGAGGAAGTCGAAAAGAAACTGGAGCTGGAAGCGACGGGCGACATGGCCTTGCTTGATCTCCTGAACCTGCGGTTGGATTACCTGCTGGACCGTGCGTACTCGGAGTCGCACTACAAGAAGACCAAGCTCCCGGCCCAGCGGCTTTTGGACTACTTCGGCAAGGTGCCGTGTTTCGCCATCACCCGCTTGAAGGCCGATGAGTTCCTGATGGCCGTGGTGAAGGAACGGACCCCGGTCGCCGGCAACAACGACCTCAAGGTGCTCCGGGCGGCATTCTCCTGGGGCATGAAGCGGGGTCAGCGGTTCATTCAGGACAATCCCTTTGCGGGGCTGGAGACGTTCCCCAGCGACAAGCCCAAGGAAAGGAAGAAGACCCCCAAGAGCGACGAATTGGACCTGATGATCGAAGCGGCCCAGCCCAAGCACCGCCCCTACCTGTGGGTGCTGCGGGAAACCTTGGCGCGGAGCATCGAGGTCCACCGGCTCACCTGGAATCGGGTCAACTTCGAGGAACGGTACGTCGAGCTGGAAACGCGCAAGAACAAGAACCGGGAACCGGTGCTGCGCCGGGTGCCGATGACGGACAAGCTGTACGAAGTCCTTTCCGACCTGTACGCGGACCGTGATCCCAACAAGGAATGGGTGTTCTGGACTCGGAGCTACAACGCCGAGACAGGCGGGATGGAAGAAGGTCCCTACAAGCGCGGCAGGTATTCCATGCTCCAAAAGGTCTGCCGGGATGCCGGGGTGGATTACTACACCTTCCACCGCTTCCGGGCATCGGGCGCATCCGTGATGGACAACAGCGGGGCCCTGCTTCCGGGCATCCAGCACATCCTTGGCCAC
It encodes the following:
- a CDS encoding MotA/TolQ/ExbB proton channel family protein; translated protein: MSLLQQGGFMMWPLLILSVAALAVILDRLVVFTTRRFPSAQALDTLLETFRTQGRAAALGSVEETAPAFTAFFAACFSPDRAHREAAIQAAGDEILFGFNARLDFLSTAAATAPLMGLLGTVLGMINAFSRLASAADVDITVLAGGIWQALLTTAAGLCIAIPAVLAHRWFCREYDKIAHAMQHAARLIPVPDTEP
- a CDS encoding energy transducer TonB family protein, which encodes MTPRQTIWTCLVISLCLHWLLLEQHWHQAPVPSGETVVVPVNFDLSVATPGTIGLSLDQWGADEQEKTDHADAARRLRQQALKKFLAQVHSAVEHRRRPPGSDLDDLIGNVRYRFRIRPDDTFSDIVMLHSSGDPRLDAAAREAIRSASGNVKRPAILKGRSWTITITVKYQYSL
- a CDS encoding tyrosine-type recombinase/integrase → MTVYFKAGKGYRYDFMVKGKRYTKAWFKGKQAAKTAEVKRREEVEKKLELEATGDMALLDLLNLRLDYLLDRAYSESHYKKTKLPAQRLLDYFGKVPCFAITRLKADEFLMAVVKERTPVAGNNDLKVLRAAFSWGMKRGQRFIQDNPFAGLETFPSDKPKERKKTPKSDELDLMIEAAQPKHRPYLWVLRETLARSIEVHRLTWNRVNFEERYVELETRKNKNREPVLRRVPMTDKLYEVLSDLYADRDPNKEWVFWTRSYNAETGGMEEGPYKRGRYSMLQKVCRDAGVDYYTFHRFRASGASVMDNSGALLPGIQHILGHADRRSTEIYLEKLRDVERDAMDVYERESRKDDDKVA
- a CDS encoding ExbD/TolR family protein, coding for MINFKSNAPRPASPDITPLLDVVFILLIFFVVSAVFTAKGVDIELPYAETARAVTGRSMEIELRENGDILCDTAPITLNDLTHLLQNTFDRPVALQPDHILLKSAPRARVERFVRIVDMVRKTGFNNLIIATDTRHNETGGTEQ
- a CDS encoding CobW family GTP-binding protein yields the protein MQLTAVLPNQHRPNRRVDLPGMLTNCLLAACQYREFKRLVGWKGMAVCPRAPQGWTLRLRSRPGVFGLATEKTWTDDRGQHAHLGLYYFPAADEPLLESMSLAANLAAVRPDYLETVRRFTAMGEWPAPFRMGGLSACLAPEETGLLLQCGALSRKLSVARDGVRTPDNQWVIRPGEAEEDFPAHALGLDFLLLLGAAVTRSLEEPPCRVGRAVVADHGIVFDGAGGRSRLDDGIERITDLLCWGDPETPAAVAAFSPARCRTAAGPASRDTLPPPLDDALFWKTHDLRALSLDQAYAPAFDGRPGLIVLSGFLGSGKTTFLNQLLEYHSSRDELVAIIQNEIGQTGVDGRLLEGDDSIVELDEGCVCCTLAGNLSKGIERLKARFSPKVIVLEATGLANPFNILNELEELRPLVRLDSVTTLVDAANAPKLLAGHEIARDQVAAADTILLNKCDLAGEDELAALRATLRELNRRAVLVETAFGGVNPGRLYDTDPFEQRPCSLPAMPHAHRHDHSHEGFTSQRFLFPSALDRGRLLKALDDLPESVFRLKGIVRLVDAPQPVVVQYVCGRHELSSLGDDFDQEGFLVAIGKDLADLPQLQGLQGANA
- a CDS encoding tetratricopeptide repeat protein, producing MKSGVSKFQLTITIFFLFSILAFGTQAESYNREADTHLDRGIANYRHGQYEHAIQECDKAINIDPKFASAYYNRGRAYYELGQYERAIQDYDKAINLGPEFAAAYQHRGLVYHELGRYEQAIQDYDKAINIDPNYAFTYSFRGITYYILGQYERAIQDHSKAINLDPENGEAYDLRGVVYGTIGRFDLALQDFIKAINLAPNAQAHYNLGLLYFRQDKFKKSISEFDRAIQLDPKLANAYLNRGLAKIALGMSTTSCRDLETACSLGECKGLEFSRAERICH